In Triticum aestivum cultivar Chinese Spring chromosome 5B, IWGSC CS RefSeq v2.1, whole genome shotgun sequence, the following proteins share a genomic window:
- the LOC123113983 gene encoding actin-depolymerizing factor 3, whose translation MANAVSGVAVSEECVRAFQELRAGRAHRFVVYKMDDAVQQVVVDKVGGRDAGFDDLAAALPADDCRYAVYDLDFTVGDATAKGADGEAPRSKIFFISWSPASAEVKSKMIYASSNEGFKKELDGTQIDVQATDPSELTLDILKDHAT comes from the exons ATG GCGAACGCGGTGTCGGGCGTGGCGGTGAGCGAGGAGTGCGTGAGGGCGTTCCAGGAGCTGCGCGCGGGGCGCGCGCACCGGTTCGTGGTGTACAAGATGGACGACGCCGTGCAGCAGGTGGTGGTGGACAAGGTGGGCGGCCGCGACGCCGGCTTCGACGACCTGGCCGCGGCACTCCCCGCCGACGACTGCCGCTACGCCGTCTACGACCTCGACTTCACCGTCGGCGACGCCACCGCCAAAGGCGCGGACGGGGAGGCGCCGCGCAGCAAGATCTTCTTCATCTCCTG GTCGCCGGCGAGTGCGGAGGTGAAGAGCAAGATGATCTACGCCAGCTCCAACGAGGGGTTCAAGAAGGAGCTGGACGGCACGCAGATCGACGTGCAGGCCACCGACCCCAGCGAGCTCACGCTCGACATCCTCAAGGACCACGCCACCTAA